The Eriocheir sinensis breed Jianghai 21 unplaced genomic scaffold, ASM2467909v1 Scaffold996, whole genome shotgun sequence genome includes a window with the following:
- the LOC126995135 gene encoding piggyBac transposable element-derived protein 4-like, which translates to MWSEGSDFVPLPLAFQGSPVGITDAFKLPETPAECDYFLAYFDNDLVDLIVRETNRYFHQTIEDKTEEERKAWKDVTREELLTFIAITLLMPHSRKSVLDDYWLRDVLFMPVFPTYFTRGRYPSILKNIHFADHAHRNEADPLWKIPPLMNNILQKFKVFFNPFQKLVIDESLMLFKGRLHFKQYIPSKRHRFGIKMFILCDCETGIALDVCIYSTSDIDLPKGDPLGVSGAVVKLLMEKYLGKGHMLYTDNCYTSPALAKFLIDHGTGAAGTVKENRKNMPHFHPSKRGDVQKHKCDGILVIRWHDKKEVHLLSTIHRGEIPEKHHGKRVRKLGSRML; encoded by the coding sequence ATGTGGAGTGAAGGGAGTGATTTCGTGCCACTTCCATTGGCATTTCAAGGCTCACCTGTTGGCATAACAGATGCGTTCAAGCTGCCAGAGACACCTGCAGAGTGTGATTATTTCTTGGCCTATTTTGACAATGATTTGGTTGATCTCATTGTGCGGGAAACAAACAGGTATTTCCACCAAACTATAGAAgacaaaacagaagaagagagaaaagcctGGAAAGATGTAACAAGAGAAGAACTTCTGACTTTCATAGCAATTACACTTCTTATGCCTCACTCCAGAAAAAGTGTGCTTGATGACTACTGGCTGAGGGATGTCCTTTTCATGCCTGTATTCCCAACCTACTTCACCAGGGGCAGGTATCCAAGCATACTGAAAAACATTCATTTTGCTGATCATGCACACCGGAATGAAGCTGATCCTTTGTGGAAAATTCCACCATTGATGAACAACATTCTACAGAAGTTCAAGGTCTTCTTCAATCCCTTCCAAAAGCTGGTGATTGATGAATCATTGATGCTTTTCAAAGGAAGGTTGCATTTCAAGCAATATATTCCATCTAAGCGTCACCGGTTTGGTATAAAAATGTTCATCCTGTGTGATTGTGAAACTGGAATTGCATTAGACGTGTGCATATATTCCACAAGTGACATAGACCTTCCCAAAGGTGATCCTCTCGGCGTGTCAGGTGCAGTTGTCAAGCTTCTCATGGAGAAATACCTAGGAAAAGGACATATGTTATATACCGACAACTGCTACACAAGTCCTGCACTTGCTAAGTTCTTGATAGATCACGGCACTGGTGCAGCGGGAACtgtgaaagagaacagaaaaaacatGCCACACTTTCACCCAAGCAAAAGAGGCGACGTTCAGAAACACAAATGTGATGGAATTCTCGTCATTCGGTGGCACGACAAGAAGGAAGTCCATCTCCTGTCAACCATTCACAGAGGTGAGATACCGGAAAAACATCATGGAAAACGAGTGAGAAAATTAGGAAGCCGGATGTTGTGA